The Streptomyces sp. NBC_01255 genome window below encodes:
- a CDS encoding HAMP domain-containing protein, with the protein MESGTAARRGGSGARARGGRSRGGTVQVDAAALERLLAALVSMRDGNFRKRLTVSGDGVMAEISAVFNEVADRQMHVTGELSRVRRVVGREGKLSERLEAGPTEGAWAAAIEAANALVDDLARPVSEVGRVLSAVAEGDLDQRMDLRSEGSDGAVRPLRGEFLKVARTANNLVDQLSVFASEVTRVAVEVGTDGKLGGQAQVRGVSGSWKDLTDSVNTMANRLTAQVRDIALVTTAVADGDLSQKVTANVAGEMLELKNTVNRMVDQLSSFSSEVTRVAREVGTEGELGGQAEVAGVAGVWKDLTDSVNTMAGNLTNQVRGIAEVTTAVANGDLSQKVRVSARGEIAQLADTINQMTETLRTFADEVTRVSGEVGAQGLLGGQAQVPGAAGTWKDLTDSVNTVFRNITTQVRDIAQVTTAVANGDLSQKVTVDVAGEMLELKNTVNTMVDQLSAFGSEVTRVAREVGVEGLLGGQAEVPGAAGTWKDLTDSVNTAFRNLTGQVRDIAQVTTAVANGDLSQKVTVDVAGEMLELKNTVNTMVSQLSSFADQVTRMARDVGTEGRLGGQARVDGVSGRWRELTDSVNFMAGNLTSQVRQIAQVTTAVARGDLSQKIDVDARGEILELKNTINTMVDQLSAFADQVTRVAREVGTDGRLGGQAQVPGVAGVWRDLTDSVNGMAGNLTTQVRNIAQVATAVARGDLSQKIDVDARGEILELKNTLNTMVDQLSNFAEQVTRVAREVGTEGILGGQAEVQGVSGTWKDLTQSVNFMANNLTIQVRNIAEVTTAVAMGDLSKKITVDARGEILELVTTVNTMVDQLSNFADEVTRVAREVGTEGILGGQARVRGVTGTWKDLSDNVNLMANNLTSQVRNISRVSAAVANGDLTKKVTVEARGEVAELAETVNTMVTTLSSFADEVTRVAREVGTEGELGGQARVPGVSGTWKDLTESVNSMADNLTGQVRQIAAVTTAIAKGDLTKKIDIDARGEIQELKNTINTMVDQLSNFAEEVTRVAREVGTDGQLGGQARVRDVEGTWSDLTESVNEMAGNLTRQVRAIAAVATAVTRGDLNVKIDGVDAAGEIQALQDNINTMIANLRDTTLANDEQDWLKSNLARISGLMQGRRDLDDVASLIMSELTPVVSAQHGAFFVAMPTGSAHSDAELVGEGDGAYELRMRGSYGYSTGSMPTSFRPGETLIGTAAEEKRTIQVNVPPGYLKISSGLGEASPAHVIVLPVLFEGKVLGVIELASFQPFAQIQRDFLNQIAELIATTVNTISVNTKTEVLLQQSQELTEQLKERSAELEHRQKELQGSNLELEEKAELLARQNRDIEVKNTEIEEARQVLEERAEQLAVSMRYKSEFLANMSHELRTPLNSLLILAKLLADNAETNLTPKQVEFAETIHGAGSDLLQLINDILDLSKVEAGKMDVSPTRIALVQLVDYVEATFRPLTAEKGLDFSVRVSPELPATLHTDEQRLLQVLRNLLSNAVKFTDSGAVELVIRPANADVPQSIREQLLEAGSLRDPEADLIAFSVTDTGIGIAASKMRVIFEAFKQADGTTSRKYGGTGLGLSISREIARLLGGEIFAASEPGRGSTFTLYLPLSPTELPSHGYGQGASDADDAQHGVDEGAAGGVHTFPHFPPPPVRTEARSGAGALFRHRRKAAAEATGARTAVPGQFGQQGAADRAEPEVEPRRTFNFSGEKVLIVDDDIRNVFALTSVLEQHGLAVLYAENGREGIEVLEQHDDVTVVLMDIMMPEMDGYATTTAIRRMPQFAGLPIIALTAKAMKGDREKAIESGASDYVTKPVDPDHLLSVMEQWMRGE; encoded by the coding sequence GTGGAGTCTGGCACGGCGGCGCGACGTGGCGGCAGTGGTGCGCGCGCGAGGGGCGGGCGTTCCCGTGGGGGGACGGTGCAGGTGGACGCGGCGGCGCTGGAGCGGTTGCTGGCCGCGCTGGTGTCGATGCGGGACGGGAACTTCCGTAAACGGCTGACGGTCTCCGGTGACGGGGTCATGGCGGAGATCTCCGCCGTGTTCAACGAGGTCGCGGACCGCCAGATGCACGTGACGGGCGAGCTGTCGCGGGTGCGGCGGGTCGTGGGGCGTGAGGGCAAGCTGTCCGAGCGGCTTGAGGCGGGGCCCACCGAGGGGGCGTGGGCGGCGGCGATCGAGGCCGCGAACGCGCTGGTCGACGATCTCGCCCGGCCCGTGTCCGAGGTGGGACGGGTCCTCTCGGCGGTGGCCGAGGGCGATCTCGACCAGCGGATGGACCTGCGTTCGGAGGGTTCCGACGGGGCCGTACGGCCGCTGCGCGGGGAGTTCCTGAAGGTCGCGCGTACCGCGAACAACCTCGTCGACCAGTTGTCGGTGTTCGCCTCCGAGGTGACGAGGGTCGCCGTCGAGGTGGGTACGGACGGCAAGCTGGGCGGGCAGGCTCAGGTGCGTGGGGTGTCCGGTTCGTGGAAGGACCTCACGGACTCGGTCAACACGATGGCGAACCGGCTGACGGCCCAGGTGCGGGACATCGCGCTCGTGACGACGGCGGTGGCGGACGGTGATCTGTCGCAGAAGGTCACGGCGAACGTCGCCGGCGAGATGCTGGAGCTGAAGAACACCGTCAACCGGATGGTGGACCAGCTGTCGTCGTTCTCCTCCGAGGTCACGCGGGTGGCGCGTGAGGTGGGTACGGAGGGCGAGCTCGGCGGTCAGGCCGAGGTGGCCGGGGTCGCCGGTGTATGGAAGGACCTCACTGATTCCGTCAACACGATGGCGGGAAATCTCACCAATCAGGTGAGAGGGATCGCCGAGGTGACGACGGCGGTCGCCAACGGCGATCTGTCGCAGAAGGTGCGGGTCTCCGCACGCGGTGAGATCGCGCAACTCGCGGACACGATCAACCAGATGACCGAGACGCTGCGGACGTTCGCCGACGAGGTGACCCGGGTGTCGGGCGAGGTCGGCGCGCAGGGTCTGCTCGGTGGTCAGGCGCAGGTGCCGGGTGCGGCGGGGACGTGGAAGGACCTGACCGACTCGGTCAACACCGTCTTCCGGAACATCACCACGCAGGTGCGGGACATCGCGCAGGTGACGACGGCCGTGGCCAACGGTGACCTGTCGCAGAAGGTCACGGTCGACGTGGCCGGCGAGATGCTGGAGCTGAAGAACACCGTCAACACCATGGTGGACCAGCTGTCGGCCTTCGGTTCCGAGGTGACCCGGGTGGCCCGGGAGGTCGGCGTCGAGGGTCTGCTCGGTGGTCAGGCCGAGGTGCCGGGTGCGGCGGGGACGTGGAAGGACCTGACCGACTCGGTCAACACCGCTTTCCGGAACCTGACCGGTCAGGTGCGGGACATCGCGCAGGTGACGACGGCGGTCGCCAATGGTGACCTGTCGCAGAAGGTCACGGTCGACGTGGCCGGCGAGATGCTGGAGCTGAAGAACACCGTCAACACCATGGTGTCGCAGCTGTCGTCCTTCGCTGACCAGGTGACGCGGATGGCGCGGGACGTGGGCACCGAGGGGCGGCTCGGCGGACAGGCGCGGGTGGACGGTGTCTCCGGCCGCTGGCGCGAGCTCACCGACTCCGTGAACTTCATGGCCGGCAACCTGACGTCGCAGGTGCGGCAGATCGCGCAGGTGACGACCGCCGTGGCCCGCGGTGATCTGTCGCAGAAGATCGACGTGGACGCCCGGGGCGAGATCCTGGAGCTGAAGAACACCATCAACACGATGGTCGACCAGCTCTCCGCCTTCGCCGACCAGGTGACCCGGGTGGCCCGTGAGGTGGGGACCGACGGCCGGCTCGGCGGGCAGGCGCAGGTGCCGGGCGTGGCCGGGGTGTGGCGGGATCTGACGGATTCCGTGAACGGCATGGCCGGGAACCTGACGACCCAGGTCCGTAACATCGCGCAGGTCGCCACGGCGGTCGCCCGGGGTGATCTGTCGCAGAAGATCGACGTGGACGCTCGCGGCGAGATCCTGGAGCTGAAGAACACCCTCAACACGATGGTGGACCAGCTCTCGAACTTCGCGGAGCAGGTGACCCGGGTGGCCCGTGAGGTGGGCACCGAGGGGATCCTGGGTGGTCAGGCCGAGGTGCAGGGGGTCTCCGGCACCTGGAAAGACCTCACCCAGTCGGTGAACTTCATGGCGAACAACCTGACCATTCAGGTGCGCAACATCGCCGAGGTCACGACGGCGGTCGCCATGGGCGACCTCTCCAAGAAGATCACAGTCGACGCCCGGGGCGAGATCCTGGAGCTGGTCACGACCGTCAACACGATGGTCGACCAGCTGTCGAACTTCGCGGACGAGGTCACGCGCGTGGCCCGTGAGGTGGGTACGGAGGGCATCCTCGGCGGCCAGGCGCGGGTGCGCGGGGTCACCGGTACCTGGAAGGACCTGAGCGACAACGTCAACCTGATGGCCAACAACCTGACGAGTCAGGTGCGGAACATCTCCCGGGTCTCGGCGGCCGTCGCCAACGGCGATCTGACGAAGAAGGTGACGGTCGAGGCGCGGGGCGAGGTCGCCGAGCTCGCCGAGACCGTCAACACCATGGTGACGACCCTGTCGTCCTTCGCCGACGAGGTCACACGGGTGGCCCGTGAGGTGGGCACCGAGGGCGAACTGGGCGGTCAGGCGCGGGTGCCGGGTGTCTCCGGCACGTGGAAGGACCTGACCGAGTCGGTGAACTCGATGGCCGACAACCTCACCGGTCAGGTGCGGCAGATCGCCGCCGTCACCACCGCCATCGCGAAGGGCGACCTCACCAAGAAGATCGACATCGACGCGCGCGGTGAGATCCAGGAGCTGAAGAACACCATCAACACGATGGTGGACCAGCTGTCGAACTTCGCCGAGGAGGTCACGCGGGTGGCCCGTGAGGTGGGCACCGACGGGCAGCTCGGCGGCCAGGCCCGCGTCCGGGACGTGGAGGGCACCTGGAGCGACCTCACCGAGTCCGTGAACGAGATGGCCGGGAACCTCACCCGGCAGGTGCGGGCCATCGCGGCCGTCGCCACCGCGGTGACCCGCGGCGACCTGAACGTCAAGATCGACGGTGTGGACGCGGCCGGCGAGATCCAGGCGCTCCAGGACAACATCAACACGATGATCGCCAACCTGCGCGACACCACCCTCGCCAACGACGAGCAGGACTGGCTCAAGAGCAACCTGGCCCGGATCTCCGGCCTCATGCAGGGCCGGCGGGACCTGGACGACGTCGCCTCGCTCATCATGAGCGAGCTGACGCCGGTGGTCTCGGCCCAGCACGGCGCCTTCTTCGTGGCCATGCCCACGGGCTCCGCCCACAGCGACGCCGAACTCGTCGGTGAGGGCGATGGCGCGTACGAGCTGCGGATGCGCGGGAGTTACGGATACTCCACCGGTTCCATGCCGACCTCGTTCCGGCCGGGGGAGACGCTCATCGGGACGGCCGCCGAGGAGAAGCGGACCATCCAGGTCAACGTGCCGCCGGGCTATCTGAAGATCTCCTCGGGGCTCGGGGAGGCCTCGCCCGCGCATGTGATCGTGCTGCCGGTGCTCTTCGAGGGGAAGGTCCTCGGGGTGATCGAGCTGGCCTCGTTCCAGCCGTTCGCGCAGATCCAGCGGGACTTCCTCAACCAGATCGCCGAGCTGATCGCGACCACCGTCAACACCATCAGCGTCAACACCAAGACGGAGGTGCTGCTCCAGCAGTCGCAGGAGCTCACCGAGCAGCTCAAGGAGCGCTCGGCCGAGCTGGAGCACCGGCAGAAGGAGCTCCAGGGCTCCAACCTGGAGCTGGAGGAGAAGGCCGAGCTGCTCGCCCGGCAGAACCGCGACATCGAGGTGAAGAACACCGAGATCGAGGAGGCGCGGCAGGTCCTGGAGGAGCGGGCCGAACAGCTCGCCGTCTCCATGCGCTACAAGTCCGAGTTCCTCGCCAACATGTCGCACGAACTGCGTACGCCGCTCAACTCGCTGCTGATCCTTGCCAAGTTGCTCGCGGACAACGCCGAGACCAACCTGACGCCGAAGCAGGTCGAGTTCGCGGAGACCATCCACGGCGCCGGTTCGGACCTGCTCCAGCTGATCAACGACATCCTCGACCTGTCCAAGGTCGAGGCGGGCAAGATGGACGTCTCGCCGACGCGGATCGCGCTCGTCCAGCTCGTCGACTACGTGGAGGCGACCTTCCGGCCGCTCACGGCGGAGAAGGGGCTCGACTTCTCGGTGCGGGTCTCGCCCGAGCTGCCGGCCACGCTCCACACCGACGAGCAGCGGCTGCTCCAGGTGCTGCGCAACCTCCTGTCCAACGCGGTGAAGTTCACCGACTCCGGCGCGGTGGAGCTGGTGATCCGGCCGGCCAACGCGGACGTGCCGCAGTCGATCCGCGAGCAGCTTCTGGAGGCCGGTTCGCTGCGCGATCCGGAGGCCGATCTGATCGCGTTCTCGGTCACGGACACCGGGATCGGGATCGCCGCGAGCAAGATGCGGGTCATCTTCGAGGCGTTCAAGCAGGCCGACGGCACGACCAGCCGGAAGTACGGCGGTACGGGTCTGGGGCTCTCGATCAGCCGGGAGATCGCGCGGCTGCTCGGCGGCGAGATCTTCGCGGCGAGCGAGCCGGGCCGCGGTTCGACGTTCACGCTCTATCTGCCGCTGAGCCCGACGGAGCTGCCGTCGCACGGGTACGGGCAGGGGGCGTCGGACGCCGATGACGCGCAGCACGGGGTGGACGAGGGGGCGGCCGGGGGCGTGCACACGTTCCCGCACTTCCCGCCGCCGCCCGTACGGACCGAGGCGCGGTCGGGGGCCGGGGCGCTGTTCCGGCACCGGCGGAAGGCCGCGGCGGAGGCGACCGGGGCGCGGACCGCGGTACCGGGCCAGTTCGGTCAGCAGGGCGCCGCGGACCGGGCGGAGCCGGAGGTCGAGCCGAGGCGTACGTTCAACTTCTCGGGCGAGAAGGTGCTCATCGTCGACGACGACATCCGTAACGTCTTCGCGCTCACGAGCGTCCTGGAGCAGCACGGGCTCGCGGTGCTGTACGCGGAGAACGGGCGCGAGGGCATCGAAGTCCTGGAGCAGCACGACGACGTGACGGTCGTGCTGATGGACATCATGATGCCGGAGATGGACGGGTACGCGACGACGACCGCGATCCGGCGGATGCCGCAGTTCGCGGGGCTGCCGATCATCGCTCTGACGGCGAAGGCCATGAAGGGCGACCGGGAGAAGGCGATCGAGTCGGGTGCCTCGGACTATGTGACGAAGCCGGTCGACCCCGACCACCTGCTGTCCGTCATGGAGCAGTGGATGCGAGGGGAGTGA
- a CDS encoding SpoIIE family protein phosphatase produces MAEPGVETRTRSAVITARATASFEPVGRSVAAARAFVRDTLQGWGHSELVDDAVVLTSELVTNAVIHAGTSAEVLCLRSEDSIRVEVSDRYPEREIPVQSGRTLGSPDRENGRGLLLCAALAHRWGVDYSPTRKHVWFHLDLPQRPVGTRSAGPVLPDALLPAAESRVRVAVAQIDRGGAVTAWNEDAQELFGYDADQVTGKPLGDLAAWPHTPGIGTGLAEALRLSRWEGSYGIRCADGRVIPVYASHLRVRDSQGEPSTVCLLVREHERAVLQTPQRPAAEPGENRTADPFEVFIGSPAPDDLDGLLQRTVERARDMLDGDAAFLLLATDDETELEVRATTGLPAARQRFARVPVETGASRYGSARMPAVHEDLAAVPGAVPLLEGTGMRSVVTVPLKVEGRLTGSLGVAAESANRYSNEEALRLQFAADRIALAVESARLGELERLRRGSLSFLVEASDLLAGTLDRDQTLALMAQMTVPTLATWCAVYTIADQASDPYLSYVLHEDEDRIDGLKDLLSSIAPPDPVPTPGARVWTAPGDAAHRAALTASVRALDHPTSPLSSGIDTTLATATAVAGETVVLPLVARNRVIGMLTLGRPSEDHFRQEILELAEDLSRRAALALDNARLYSERVAISQSLQRSLLPPGLPVIPGVEVDVIYRAAGEGNEVGGDFYDLFPIRDGAYGFAIGDVCGTGPEAAAVTGLARHALRLLAREGFGGPAVLERLNAAILDEGARSRFLTLLYGEMHPQPDGSAILKVVCAGHPLPLRLRQDGTVSPAAEPQPLLGVMEDLELYEETITLDPGDVLLCVTDGVTERREGTRMLGDDGLAEVLKTCTGLTAGAVASRVLRAVERFAQAPASDDMAILAMRLREPEPS; encoded by the coding sequence ATGGCAGAGCCGGGCGTCGAAACGCGTACGAGGAGTGCTGTGATCACCGCGCGGGCGACTGCCAGCTTCGAGCCCGTCGGGCGGTCCGTCGCGGCCGCCCGCGCGTTCGTGAGGGACACCCTCCAGGGCTGGGGCCACTCCGAGCTCGTCGACGACGCCGTCGTCCTGACCAGCGAGCTCGTCACCAACGCCGTCATCCACGCCGGCACTTCCGCCGAGGTCCTCTGCCTCCGTTCCGAGGACAGCATCCGCGTCGAGGTCTCCGACCGCTATCCCGAGCGCGAGATCCCCGTCCAGAGCGGCCGCACGCTGGGCAGCCCGGACCGCGAGAACGGCCGGGGACTGCTGCTCTGCGCCGCCCTCGCGCACCGCTGGGGCGTCGACTACTCCCCCACTCGCAAGCATGTCTGGTTCCACCTCGACCTCCCCCAGCGCCCGGTGGGCACCCGCTCCGCGGGCCCCGTCCTCCCCGACGCGCTCCTCCCGGCCGCCGAAAGCCGCGTCCGCGTCGCCGTCGCCCAGATCGACCGCGGCGGAGCGGTCACCGCATGGAACGAGGACGCCCAGGAGCTCTTCGGCTACGACGCCGACCAGGTCACCGGCAAGCCCCTCGGCGACCTCGCCGCCTGGCCGCACACCCCCGGCATCGGCACCGGCCTCGCCGAGGCCCTCCGCCTCTCCCGCTGGGAGGGCAGCTACGGCATCCGCTGCGCCGACGGCCGCGTCATCCCCGTCTACGCCTCGCACCTCCGGGTCCGCGACTCCCAGGGCGAGCCCTCCACCGTCTGTCTCCTCGTACGGGAGCACGAGCGGGCCGTCCTCCAGACCCCGCAGCGCCCCGCCGCGGAACCGGGCGAGAACCGCACGGCGGACCCCTTCGAGGTCTTCATCGGCTCCCCGGCCCCCGACGACCTCGACGGCCTCCTCCAGCGCACGGTCGAGCGCGCCCGCGACATGCTCGACGGCGACGCCGCCTTCCTCCTCCTCGCCACGGACGACGAGACCGAACTCGAGGTACGGGCGACCACCGGCCTCCCGGCGGCCCGCCAGCGCTTCGCCCGCGTCCCGGTCGAGACCGGCGCGAGCCGCTACGGCTCCGCCCGGATGCCCGCGGTCCACGAGGACCTGGCCGCGGTCCCCGGCGCCGTCCCCCTCCTCGAAGGCACCGGCATGCGCTCGGTGGTCACCGTCCCGCTCAAGGTCGAGGGCCGGCTCACCGGTTCCCTGGGCGTGGCCGCTGAGTCCGCGAACCGCTACTCCAACGAGGAGGCCCTCCGCCTCCAGTTCGCCGCCGACCGCATCGCCCTCGCCGTCGAGTCGGCCCGCCTCGGCGAGCTGGAACGCCTCCGCCGCGGCTCCCTGAGCTTCCTCGTCGAGGCCTCCGACCTCCTCGCCGGCACCTTGGACCGCGACCAGACGCTGGCCCTGATGGCCCAGATGACGGTCCCGACCCTCGCCACCTGGTGCGCGGTCTACACGATCGCCGACCAGGCCTCCGACCCGTACCTCTCGTACGTGCTCCACGAGGACGAGGACCGCATCGACGGCCTCAAGGACCTGTTGTCCTCGATCGCCCCGCCCGACCCGGTGCCGACGCCCGGCGCCCGGGTCTGGACGGCCCCCGGCGACGCCGCGCACCGAGCGGCGCTCACCGCCTCGGTCCGCGCCCTCGACCACCCCACGAGCCCGCTCTCCTCCGGCATCGACACCACCCTGGCCACCGCGACCGCGGTCGCGGGCGAGACGGTCGTCCTGCCCCTGGTCGCCCGTAACCGGGTCATCGGCATGCTGACCCTGGGTCGGCCCTCCGAGGACCACTTCCGCCAGGAGATCCTGGAGCTCGCCGAGGACCTCTCTCGCCGGGCTGCCCTGGCCCTGGACAACGCCCGCCTGTACTCGGAGCGCGTGGCGATCAGCCAGTCCCTCCAGCGCAGCCTCCTCCCGCCCGGCCTCCCGGTGATCCCCGGCGTCGAGGTAGACGTCATCTACCGCGCGGCCGGCGAGGGCAACGAGGTCGGCGGCGACTTCTACGACCTCTTCCCGATCCGCGACGGCGCGTACGGTTTCGCCATCGGCGACGTCTGCGGTACGGGACCGGAGGCCGCGGCCGTCACCGGCCTGGCCCGCCACGCTCTGCGTCTCCTGGCCCGCGAGGGCTTCGGTGGCCCGGCCGTCCTGGAGCGGCTCAACGCCGCGATCCTCGACGAGGGCGCCCGCAGCCGCTTCCTCACCCTGCTCTACGGCGAGATGCACCCGCAGCCGGACGGCTCCGCGATCCTGAAGGTCGTCTGCGCCGGCCACCCCCTGCCCCTGCGCCTCCGCCAGGACGGCACGGTGAGCCCCGCCGCCGAACCTCAGCCCCTCCTCGGCGTGATGGAAGACCTCGAACTGTACGAGGAGACCATCACGCTCGACCCGGGCGACGTCCTCCTCTGCGTCACGGACGGAGTGACCGAGCGCCGCGAAGGCACCCGCATGCTGGGCGACGACGGCCTCGCCGAGGTCCTCAAGACGTGTACGGGCCTGACGGCCGGCGCGGTCGCCTCCCGAGTCCTCCGCGCGGTCGAACGCTTCGCCCAGGCCCCCGCCTCCGACGACATGGCCATCCTCGCGATGCGCCTTCGAGAGCCGGAACCCAGCTGA
- a CDS encoding ribonuclease J, with the protein MSHPHPELGAPPKLAKGALRVTPLGGLGEIGRNMTVFEFDGRLLIVDCGVLFPEEEQPGVDLILPDFTIIRDRLDDVEGIVLTHGHEDHIGAVPYLLRLKPDIPLIGSKLTLALIEAKLQEHRIRPYTLEVKEGDREILGSFDCEFIAVNHSIPDALAVAIRTPAGMAVATGDFKMDQLPLDGRLTDLHAFARLSEEGIDLLLSDSTNAEVPGFVPPEKDISNVLRTVFANAQKRIIVASFASHVHRIQQILDAAHEYGRRVAFVGRSMVRNMGIARDLGYLKVPAGLVVDVKTLDDLPDDEVVLVCTGSQGEPMAALSRMANRDHQIRIVPGDTVILASSLIPGNENAVYRVINGLTRWGANVVHKGNAKVHVSGHASAGELLYFYNICRPKNLMPVHGEWRHLRANAELGAMTGIPKDHIVIAEDGVVVDLIDGKAKIVGKVQAGYVYVDGLSVGDVTEAHLKDRRILGDEGIISVFVVVDSSTGKIVSGPNIHARGSGIEDSAFDAVIPKVDQVLNKSAQDGVVEPHQLQQLIRRTVGKWVSDTYRRRPMILPVVVEV; encoded by the coding sequence TTGAGTCATCCGCATCCTGAACTCGGTGCCCCGCCGAAGCTCGCGAAGGGCGCCTTGCGCGTCACCCCGCTCGGCGGGCTCGGCGAGATCGGCCGGAACATGACGGTCTTCGAGTTCGACGGCCGTCTGCTCATCGTCGACTGCGGCGTCCTCTTCCCCGAAGAGGAGCAGCCGGGCGTCGACCTGATCCTGCCCGACTTCACCATCATCCGGGACCGTCTCGACGACGTCGAAGGCATCGTGCTCACGCACGGCCACGAGGACCACATCGGCGCCGTCCCCTACCTGCTCCGGCTCAAGCCGGACATCCCGCTCATCGGCTCCAAGCTGACCCTCGCGCTGATCGAGGCCAAGCTCCAGGAGCACCGCATCCGCCCCTACACCCTTGAGGTGAAGGAGGGCGACCGGGAGATCCTGGGTTCGTTCGACTGCGAGTTCATCGCGGTCAACCACTCCATCCCGGACGCGCTCGCGGTGGCCATCCGCACCCCCGCGGGCATGGCCGTCGCCACCGGCGACTTCAAGATGGACCAGCTTCCGCTGGACGGCCGCCTCACGGACCTCCACGCGTTCGCGCGTCTGAGCGAGGAGGGCATCGACCTCCTCCTCTCGGACTCCACGAACGCCGAGGTCCCGGGCTTCGTCCCGCCGGAGAAGGACATCTCCAACGTCCTGCGCACGGTCTTCGCGAACGCCCAGAAGCGCATCATCGTGGCCAGCTTCGCCAGCCACGTCCACCGCATCCAGCAGATCCTGGACGCCGCCCACGAGTACGGCCGCCGCGTCGCCTTCGTCGGCCGCTCCATGGTCCGCAACATGGGCATCGCCCGTGACCTGGGCTACCTGAAGGTCCCGGCCGGCCTGGTCGTCGACGTCAAGACCCTCGACGACCTCCCGGACGACGAGGTCGTGCTGGTCTGCACCGGCTCCCAGGGCGAGCCCATGGCGGCCCTGTCCCGCATGGCGAACCGCGACCACCAGATCCGGATCGTCCCCGGCGACACGGTCATCCTGGCCTCGTCCCTCATCCCGGGCAACGAGAACGCGGTCTACCGCGTGATCAACGGCCTGACCCGCTGGGGCGCGAACGTCGTCCACAAGGGCAACGCCAAGGTCCACGTCTCGGGCCACGCCTCGGCCGGCGAGCTGCTGTACTTCTACAACATCTGCCGACCGAAGAACCTCATGCCGGTCCACGGCGAGTGGCGCCACCTGCGCGCCAACGCCGAGCTCGGCGCGATGACGGGTATCCCCAAGGACCACATCGTCATCGCCGAGGACGGCGTCGTCGTCGACCTGATCGACGGCAAGGCCAAGATCGTCGGCAAGGTCCAGGCGGGTTACGTGTACGTCGACGGCCTCTCGGTCGGCGACGTCACCGAGGCCCACCTGAAGGACCGCCGGATCCTCGGCGACGAGGGCATCATCTCGGTCTTCGTGGTCGTGGACTCCTCGACCGGCAAGATCGTGAGCGGCCCGAACATCCACGCCCGCGGCTCCGGCATCGAGGACTCGGCGTTCGACGCCGTGATCCCCAAGGTCGACCAGGTCCTGAACAAGTCGGCCCAGGACGGCGTCGTCGAACCCCACCAGCTCCAGCAGCTGATCCGCCGCACCGTCGGCAAGTGGGTCTCCGACACCTACCGCCGGCGCCCGATGATCCTCCCGGTCGTCGTAGAGGTCTGA